TGGCAATTATCCATTGTTTCTCACAATGGACGGAATTTCCTAGTGATGTGGCATATGCAGCGTTGCCAGGTGAAGAATAAATCGCTCTAGTCAAAGTATTTATAGATTTGAGGAAGTGCTGTTGTTGAAGTTGGATGtagtataaattaaatttttttcaagtatcCAGGAGTTTCTCAagcttaaaaaattcttagagTTTTGCATACTTGTGTTTGAGGGTGTCGGAGCACAGTTCAGGTCAGTAAAAACTTCCCAGGACTCTTCAATTAGCCTAGTCAGACGTCAAACTTCCCAGGATTAACTGAAGAGCCCTTGGAAGTTTGGCAATTTTCACTGCTTCGTTGCAGAAAACCTtgggagatgaaaaatggaaattatgtGCAGTTAATGAAAGATTTGTCCAACATCCGCGTAGGAAGTAcatcaaatattttgaaaatacaataTTCTTTGATGGTACCACTGATGTATCAGCTGACTGCTTATTAATATAATCTGTGGTAACTCAATGAACCATTTATATGAAAAtgcataatataataatacatatttaggTAACTATATGcggtgtcaaattattcaattttatatcttaacagatttatatatttaatgataattCACAAAATGTGCAACCTTCAGGCACCACTGAACAGATTCACTGACTGGATAACAGCTTCACAGATTATGAAACTTTGAATTAGCTACACTTGTCCATCCCACTTCCTTGGTAAATACGTAGTAACATGTGTATACTGAATGTGTTGGTgcaaattcataaaattaatgaatgcCTTCCGTGTGTGTAAGCAAATACCTCGCTATGGGGTTTTGTAATCATTTGATCTGCCTCTAAAAGTTTTCTCTGtggaattgaaaattgattttttgttgtcaATACTCTTACCGAAAATCTTGTACAAAGGATCAACAACTGCAAAACCAGATGTTTTGTCGttgataatttcatttaattccaACCCAATGTCGTCAATTTCTTCAAAGTTTTCTTGAATGCCGAATCTTTCCTCGACTTCAACTGGGTTTCCTTCAGAAAACATTTCCTTCAGGTTAAGAAACACGGAAACGATGAGTAAATAATAGTATATTGGTGGAGACATTGTTTAATACTGATAATGTGTACCTGTGTCtgtttataaaattgatatatGTGCAAATTCTTGGTTGATTTCGATGTACCTGACTTCCTCTTTCCTGTTTCCGTTCCTCAACTGTATAATTTCCATTACCACGAGCGGATCATTAATCCGAAGCCTTCAATTCAATTCTTCTTGAAAAGGTCCGAGGGGACGCCTAGTGTATTATGTATATCGTGCGGCTCTAAACTGTATCCCctttggttgtttttattcatcttttaatttgttttttaaccaaacactgtgagcacaaaatcgtaattttttttatctacaaagaagtttttttattatttatgcacaatttaaccgactttgaatttcatttttttaccaaatttgtagCTATTtgtctcaaaaattaattgataaacTTTAAATCGGCACAGGccattgaatgtagtttttaaagacctttaatttgaggtgccACTTGGACCctgtttgaatttaaaaaatcagcaGAAGGTGGACGGGGGGAGTTAGAACCACACGGTATAACAAAGAATTCAACCTTAAAACTTTCTTGCTAGTTATTTAGTGAAAGCGCATACTCAACCGGTCATACAGACCATTCCACATGGAATGTCGATTTACTTTAGCATGATCTTTACTTCAAACTTTCCAGTGTCAGATCTTGGTTCCCTATAATGGAATGCTCTGTATACCGGAAGgttcaaaattaccaaaaaccGGAACCATAGAATACGCGGATGACATAGCTTTAATTGTTTACAGTGGCGATTGTACAGAGATGATCGAAGAGGCAATTGCGGTCATTATTCATCTTCAACTGACTACCCACTATGCATCGCTCTGATGCGGTCATCCTTCGTGGAAACACCAAAAGGGAAGACATCTTCATAGTGACCGATGCTcaaattatatcaaaaaaatcgattacACATCTGAGTGGTCAGTTTGGCTCGAAGCACATAAAATGCATTTGTCAGAAGAGTCTCAACAAATTTGAACCTCTTCAAAGAATAATGCCGAAAGTGAAACCCCGGGCCTCCAGGTCGGAAAGGGGGACCGTGGCCATCCAAGTCCGATCCTGGCACCAGGTCTTCACAATGGGTTTTGGTCGTTCAGGTTCGGCCCTGGCACACCGGTCGTCCAGATCCTGAAACTGGCAGCCGTCGTCCATATCTGAAAGGGGGAGCCCGGTGTCCAGTGTGTCCAGAGGCGTGCGTACAATTAAGACTTAGTTTATGATTAAATGCACTGTAGACTAttttaaagaaagacatgtgATTTTGTTAGACGAAATTACTGACCTTGTTTTAAGAAAGGTTATGAGCGatttttaacagatttttttttaatacgaagCTTTGCCATTCAACTGACGGTAAATGTTTCTTTGCCACATTTTGTTACAAGATTTACTAAAAATCTACCGAAAAATCTAGACATTCTTAAAGCGTTACTAtggtaaatttcatatttctatCGATAAATTTATTCTTTATACATATTTAGGTATCTACtctgaataaaataatattttcctggGAATCATCGAAATGTGTCGGTAATTTGTATTTACTCAGTGAAAAAGCTCAATTTCGAACATAATTCCAGGAAATGtcgaatttacaaaaatatagaaCATTATTCTCTCACCTTCGCCACgacccatttaaaaattttacctatAAAACCAACCAGCCCCCCATCAACATGCCAGTAGAGGTTTGGTTCATGCATCGTATTCTACTACCCTTAAATCAACCATGAAATACTATGGTGTTGTTACTTTAGCTATTTTAGCTGGAATTGCGGTAAGTCAACTTCATTTAGTATTTAATCCTTGATATATATAGGTCGCTAAACCGTTAAGGTGATGTCCAATGGTGCCCCTGAAAGCTCGTCTGACCAAAATTATCACCAGTATGGACCACCGCCTCCACCAAACAACGGAAGTTCGTCGCAAGGCGGAATGCGTTTCGATCAAGGAGGTATCACTGCTTGATGTGCAATATCTACAGTGCATTTTTCAGCGCGGTACATAGAATTTTacgtgttaaattttcaaccccAAGTTTCGAGCGTTCCAACCTTCCTCAGGTACATTTAGAACGTTGAATATGCAAAATTCTAGCTCTTTGCATCAGCAAATATACAATTTAGTCAAAATATCATTAGATTTAAAACGCATTTTTCTGCTGCAAGAATTATATGTACATGATACCTACATTTGAGGACTCTCTGCTCTTCTCTGGTACCTCAAGGTGGTACGTTCTTTCCTCGTTCTTCGAAAAGACGTATCGATCGACAAATTGGTACtaaaagagatttttaaagTCTAAGTTTTGCCCCTGAGAGTCTTTAGGTGTATTGCTACAGTGAAAGAGGCCCTAATATGagactgaaaatttaatatgtaaaaTCCTTTGTATAGTGTTAAGAACAACGCACTATAGAGCTGTGCTAAGATAAAATTATGGGTCAATTTCAGGTTCGTTTCAAGTAAATGCAAAAGGGAGTGAGTCATCCAGATTTTTAGTCAAACGCGATTTGGCCAATCAAAATACTCCTCTTCACCCTCATGTTCACACTGCAGCATGCGGAGGCAACAGACCACCACGTAAGTGTTTTCTTATACACTAAATAGGAATTtctaatatattattaattttctgatgGTTTTAGCTGCCAACATTACTTCGGCGTAGAAATATGTGGTAGCAGAGGATGCGTACCAACTTAATCAAGTTTTAACCAGCATCCTAATgatcaaattatttgaaaaccaataaaaattatcaaaaaatatataaatgcattgtttaattgtttcaaTCTGATCCCAGCTAATAGGGACCTAATAGTAAAATAGAATACTCGGCCCAAATTCTATTATAGACTACCACCGAATCtttatactgggtgtttcTGATATGCTATAAATCAAGATTATACGTTTTTACGCCTTTCTTctgcccccccccccaaaaTCACCAGGCCTGAAATTGGGCGTCCGGGTAATGTAGGATTCCCCGAAGGGTGGTTCTACCCGATAGAAATCTCGGATAAGAATCTAGTTCAGCTACTCATTTGGCTTGTAATTATTACAGATTTCAGTACTTATTTTACgacttttattgaaaattaactttCCTTCCTCACTTAGGGGAAAAAAGCACTTTTGCTTCCCCTGCGTCATAGATCGCGGGAGTAAAATTTCCGCTTTTCTTCCTTGTTGTGCAAACAACAATGAATTCCTCCCTAACTGGAGTTACCTCAAATCGATCTCTTTCAGTTTCAAAAATACTCGgccatttttgacattttgaaaatacactTACATTAATGAAAGTTTAAAAGCATATCCAAGAATCTTGGATCCTAAAATGACGAATTAAAAATCGGTATAGGGTCAAGTCAAAGGCAAAACAGAACATGCAGAGTTTTGAAGCTTTCGTTAATACGTTCTATGTTCCAAAAGGCAAAAGGGaggaatattttataatttttcaagcttcaatATCTCAATTAAACATTGATCCTGGATTTCTCTTGAAAGTGTGTTTGaatgaaagtattttaatCCTAATTTCGAAGAACATTACTTAATTTTGTAGTCATCAAAGTTCGAGCGTTCATGAAGCATTATTAACTACGAAAGCTAAAAATTATACTACAGTACGACTTTTAACACCTCctttagtttctgagatattcaTGTCTATCTCGATTGTATTCGAAAGGTAACCGAATTCGGCTTTGTGTCGTTTGATTAACTGCAATGACAGTGGAAAAGTATTCATTTTCGAACTTGTTAGAAAAATAACTAGTCATCTTAGAAATATTCCGTTTCATGtttataacatttaaaattgtcaTTGTTTTTCGCGTTAAACTATTCTTCACTACACACAACGGCACCTCAGTCATCTCATCTCGTAGCGAGTATAATATACAGTTGGACTCGCTTATAACGAACGCTCGTTTTTAAGGAACAAAATGCTTGGAACGTAAAAAGTGTCTATTTGACTACATGTTATTCTTGTTCGGAAATAACAAACTCATTTATAACGaactaatttataaaaaaagaacattctGTACAATTTATTATGTTAGTTTTAGGGTATTTTTTGCCGACATAATCTCGATCCGAGAAATCCCCGTGAATTGAATCGTAGTAAATTTTACGCGAAATAAGTATGGACCGCATCAGTTGCACTTCATTTGTGTAGGAAGAAGCAAAATCCCTTTCAGGTTACACATGGAAGCTAAAAAGCGTAATGTTTAACcattcaacaaaaattgaatataataAACGATTTAGAAATTGGTCTTTCCAATTCACAAGTGtgtaaaaagtataaattgccaaaatctacaatttccacgattttcaaaaatagaaataaatttaaaactttgaaaggtAATGTAACAAGgcaaaagaaaattcgaaaacctATAAGAGATGACATAGATCAAGCACTTTGAAATGGTTTACGATTCAAAGGAGGCAAAACAATCCCATTACTGGCGTGATTCTACAAACAAAAGCAGAAGAACTTGGAAGACTAACGTATGGAGTAGGTGTGAAAGTGGTAGTGAGCAATTTTTGTGTACAAAAGGTTGGATTGATAGATTTAAGTCAAGACATAATATATCAGCGGGAAAAATTCATAGAGAGGCTGCAGgaatatcaacaaaaataaCATCAGAATGGCTAAAAAGTGAATGGTCAGTCATTAGTACAGGATACGATatgaattacatttttaatggaGACGAAACAGGtttgttttacaaaattaCTCTGAATAAGACCCTAAATCTTAAGCGCGAGAAATGTGCTGGTGGATAGCAAAGCAAGGAAAGAACAGCTGTCTGGGTTTGTGCTAATATAACTGGAACTGAAAAACGCCCCTTGATGGTTATCGATAAATCCAAATCGCTTAAAATTAAAGGCAAGTTATCAGTCATCTATGAGTCGAATCAACGAGCATGGATGATTAGCGACATTTTTGAAGGATCACTTTAAAAATGGAATGACAAACTTCGCAAGaaacgaaggaaaattttacttcttgtAGATAACTGTCCAGCGCATCCGAGATTAGAAAATCTTGAATACATCAATCTTGTACTCCTACCACCAAACGTGACAGCTGTGTTACAACCCGTGGATCAAGGCGTTATAcactctttaaattttttttaccgaaaaacgtttttgataaaaaaacttttgaaaacaaTGAAGACCTTAACTTTACATTATTTGACGCGATAATAATGATTAGCACCCATGGCGAAAAGTCTCGCTAAACACCATCGAGAACTGTTTTCGTCATGCGAGACTCAAACCGCACATAATACAAGAGTACGATGATGAAGACGACATACCGTTGGCGCGTTTGGTAGAATTTCAACAAGAGGAACTTGTAGATCAAGATGACGAAGAAGACATTTCATTGAcagaatgaattaaaaaacataataacaTTGATCTAGAAGAGTACACCAAAATAGATAACGATTTAATAACAACCGATTTTCCTAGTGATGCTGAGCTAATGAATAATGTTAAAGTACTCCTTACAGACGAAACTAAGGAGAGTGAAAACGAGGAAGAAGAGAAACCAGACGACGATGCTATGCCCACTGTGTCACAGACCCTTTCTTCTCTGAAAGTGGTTTCGAAATTCATTCAATGTACAAGTGCCAACTCTTCGGTATATCAAGCCTTCGGTAGATTATATGGCTATATTGAAAGACATTcgcttattaaaaatcaagtgcaaaataaaatgactGACTACTTTAcagtacaaaataaatagtagTAAGACGTGTATCTGTATTAAGTGCATAggagcaaataaaataaaaatgttgtttttaccCATCTTTTCCTTTTAACTAGTGCGTTAATTTTAACTATAttcatcaaaaaaattaatttttagtgcGTGAAAAGTTTTAAGGTTAACCCAATACATGTTAagtaaaattcgatttaacgAACGTCCGGCTGTAACAAACAAAATCTTTTGTCCCCTCGAGTTCATTATGACCGAGTTCGActgtatttttaagttttaaaactgTAGATCTGCAATAGGAAGGCcaaaatcatgaaaattcaTTGATTCTcagaacaaaattataaaatatatttcaataacgtCTCAAGAAACATTAGATTCTTCCAACTTATGCATCATTCTCCTTCTTCTCGACCTTATTCTCTCCACTCTCCTTCTTCGTATTGGTCTCGTCAATTTCATCTACATCGTCCTTTGGGGAGCAAACCATCCTGCAACTCAGCTTTTCTCCTTTTTCGTTGAAAACGTTACTGAAGGGACTGTGATGCATGGAAGGGAGTGGGGGCCTCAACAGTTGATAACCGCTCATTTTGAAAGGGTAGAGGGGTTGTTGAAGCGGATTTCCATAGGGGGATTGGAAGGAAGATTCGGAAAATTGTGGGATGAATTGGGGGAATTGGGCGTTGGCCACTACCTAGATAAATAGGAATTTATTTAGTGAGTCAGTATTGCCGACTAGTTTTATATGTTAGATTTAAACTCATGGACTCGTTAGTTGCTAAATATATAAAGCTGCTCCCAATACTCAGGCAACTCTGTAATTAGTGCAGGTGCCTCTCTAAAGATTCCTCTGTATATTTTGGTAATGTACGGAGACTTTCATGTTGGGATTTTCGtttacttgaaaataaaattgaacaataaatATGCATTGTTCCCTTGGCTCTTTACTGAGCCACCAAAACTAACGAAAATGCTGCTGAGACCGAAAGTAAACGTTGCGCGGAAGAGGAGAGGATTTAATTATAATCTCTCATTAAGTGTCTGTAATATTTCACATTAAAACTTAaggtaattgaaaaattaagaagcactttaacaattattcttattttctaaaaagccAGTGGCGTACTAGTTTTTAAACGTAACACTCTGGTGTTcgttaattttgatattttggaaaaacgacaaggaaaaatgtgctaatgttttgttaatttttttttccagtagAAAGAGAAGatatctaaattaaaattcacccTAAAATAACTATAATTAATTGCCATCTGGATTTAACAGGATGCTGAAATTgtaaccaattaaaaaaaaacattagacGCATTTACTTACCAACACCATCGAGAGTAAGAAGAACGGAGCACTGtaatacattttaaacaagtaacttcttcaaagtttaataaaCTAGCTCTTTACCCAATTCTTTCTGACTACACACTCAACAGTATAGTGATTcctatttattacatttatttacGTCCGACAATCATATAAAtcataattcattttttttaaccattctaaataataaaataacatttccaaCATATTGTTGTTTCCATGAAATAGAATGCGTTGTACATTTGGTATATATGCAAGTTTCCGGTTTaaagaacaataataatttttataatttatatatgtCGTGCAACACGACctaatgcaaatttaatagCATTCATCATTTATTAAGTATAGAAAATGATGATGATTATTGCTGGTTTTTGAATTAAGGCGGACTAATTCGtgtatttaactttttaagttttatgcACGTCTCACTATCGACTTGAAAGGATGACAAAATAGTATTTCTCCCCTCGCCCTCCTAAACATATAAACCATCAGATAATTCCAGTTGTTCTTGCATAAAGCATAATCGACATATTATTTCCTAGTTCATCTAgaaatagaaacaaaataataagagTTTTAAAGAGCTGCAAGACGCTACTCGATAGGGCGGTCCTCAGTTAATGGACTAAACTTCATTCATATATTCTTTCTGCAAATACTGAGTGTGACATATTATCATGGAGATATTGCAAAGGGCGATAgtattatgcaaaaaataaagaaatgctTATAGACCCATAGTTGAAAGCGcaccattttttatatacaagggggcaaagtaacattttttctgGTACATCATTTTACAACAGCTTGCAAATTGGAACAAAACAGGGATGCGGTATTTAAAACATAGATTAAATAATACTAGTGCAATGTACGACATTTTCTGCTCTGATTGGAAATCTAATTACTCTAACGGAAGAGAAAAAGGTGATTTGGAAATAAAGCCTCATTAGTAGTAACAATACGCCTATACAAAACGGTTCATGATTACATTATTTAGTATGAGTGTAATTGAAtgatataattcatattattacCATATAGGTACTGTACTGCAGTTTCCCTCTGGCAACGGCCAGCTTTTTTGAAAGACCTAAAATGCCCGATTTctgctaaaaataaaaatgaaagtgctaattttaatattgttagCAGTGGTGACGACACAATTGGTAAGCAgtattaaaatagttatttctttcataaaaccaaaaataagcaGATTTACTGCCGCAAAGATATTTCTAGCCGCAACGAAGACGGGCTATGCAGAGAACTAAAGCATCACATTTGTTTCCgcccagaatttttttcccgatGACTAGCGATTCATTAAACCCTTCCTTCTAGGCCTGTGGTTTTATCATACAAATCGATCGAGAAAAGCCTTCATGTGTATGGTATTGGTATCCCCGCCACCCCAAGAATACTCCCGTTAAAGGACCTACCACTGGTATTCTCGAC
The Euwallacea fornicatus isolate EFF26 chromosome 12, ASM4011564v1, whole genome shotgun sequence genome window above contains:
- the LOC136342350 gene encoding uncharacterized protein, yielding MKYYGVVTLAILAGIAVMSNGAPESSSDQNYHQYGPPPPPNNGSSSQGGMRFDQGGSFQVNAKGSESSRFLVKRDLANQNTPLHPHVHTAACGGNRPPPANITSA